Proteins encoded by one window of Sphingomonas ginkgonis:
- a CDS encoding glutathione S-transferase family protein, producing the protein MWQLFQFPLCPFSRKVRLILAEKGVAHELVRENPWDRRDEFMDLNPAGETPVLVETEQGITLIGSQPIAEYFDETVDKMPMIHGNAVMRAEIRRLVEWFDEKLFREVVEPMMVERMRKRLVSHESPDTRILREAMRVANNHLDYVDYLLDHRRWMAGPGLSLADFTAAAHISVIDYLGALDWRGHKPTKDWYAVMKSRPAFRPLLGERMEVIVPPNHYDKVDF; encoded by the coding sequence ATGTGGCAGCTGTTCCAATTTCCCCTATGCCCCTTTTCCCGCAAGGTCCGGCTGATCCTCGCCGAGAAAGGCGTCGCGCACGAACTGGTGCGGGAAAATCCGTGGGACCGGCGTGACGAGTTCATGGACCTCAATCCGGCCGGCGAGACGCCGGTGCTTGTCGAGACGGAGCAGGGCATAACGCTGATCGGCAGTCAGCCGATTGCCGAATATTTCGACGAGACCGTCGACAAGATGCCGATGATCCACGGCAATGCGGTGATGCGCGCCGAGATCCGCCGGCTGGTGGAATGGTTCGACGAGAAGCTGTTCCGCGAAGTCGTCGAGCCGATGATGGTCGAGCGGATGCGCAAGCGACTGGTCAGCCACGAGAGTCCCGACACGCGCATCCTGCGCGAGGCGATGCGGGTCGCCAACAATCACCTCGACTATGTCGACTATCTGCTCGACCACCGCCGCTGGATGGCGGGACCGGGCCTCAGCCTCGCCGATTTCACCGCGGCGGCGCACATCAGCGTAATCGACTATCTCGGCGCGCTGGACTGGCGCGGGCACAAGCCGACGAAGGACTGGTACGCGGTCATGAAGTCGCGGCCCGCGTTCCGCCCGTTGCTCGGCGAGCGGATGGAGGTGATCGTCCCGCCCAACCACTACGACAAGGTGGATTTCTAG
- the ubiG gene encoding bifunctional 2-polyprenyl-6-hydroxyphenol methylase/3-demethylubiquinol 3-O-methyltransferase UbiG, which translates to MVETSSSVVAREAEHFGKMAGDWWDPDGSSAMLHKLNPVRLAYVRDRVDQHWQKDERDLKPLAGKRALDVGCGAGLLCEPLARLGAEVTGIDAAGELITTARAHAAASGLAIDYRAVPVERLDGDYDLVTAMEVIEHVAEPAVFLRSLAARLALGGLLILSTPNRTAWSKLLTITLAEGVGRIPRGTHDYDSFIPPERMQTLVAAAGLRCEDIEGIAFTPARGLHLSEDLRLNYLVAAVQG; encoded by the coding sequence ATGGTCGAGACAAGCAGCAGCGTGGTCGCCCGCGAGGCCGAGCATTTTGGGAAAATGGCCGGCGACTGGTGGGACCCGGACGGCTCGTCCGCCATGCTCCACAAGCTCAATCCGGTCCGCCTCGCCTATGTCCGCGACCGGGTCGATCAGCACTGGCAGAAGGACGAGCGGGACCTGAAGCCGCTGGCGGGCAAGCGCGCCCTCGACGTCGGCTGCGGCGCCGGCCTGCTGTGCGAGCCGCTCGCCCGGCTGGGCGCCGAGGTCACCGGGATCGACGCGGCGGGTGAATTAATCACGACGGCCCGCGCCCATGCGGCGGCGAGCGGCCTCGCCATCGACTATCGCGCGGTCCCGGTCGAGCGGCTCGACGGCGATTATGACCTCGTCACCGCGATGGAGGTGATCGAGCATGTCGCCGAGCCCGCCGTCTTCCTCCGCTCCCTCGCCGCCCGGCTGGCCCTCGGCGGCCTGCTCATCCTCTCCACCCCCAATCGCACCGCCTGGTCGAAGCTGCTAACCATCACGCTGGCGGAGGGGGTCGGCCGGATCCCGCGCGGCACGCACGACTATGACAGCTTCATCCCGCCCGAGCGGATGCAGACCCTGGTCGCCGCCGCGGGGCTCCGGTGCGAGGATATCGAAGGTATCGCCTTCACTCCCGCCCGCGGCCTCCATCTCAGCGAGGATCTGCGCCTGAACTATCTCGTTGCAGCTGTGCAGGGTTGA
- a CDS encoding aspartate kinase, giving the protein MARIVMKFGGTSMAGIERIRHVAERVKREAAAGNQVAVVVSAMAGETDRLVQLCREAAPLYDTREYDVVVASGEQVTSGLLAITLQGMGVRASSYMGWQLPIRASHHTSGLIEEIDVEVLEKVFGDGRIAIIPGFQGVTAAGDVATLGRGGSDTSAVALAVAMKADRCDIYTDVDGVYTTDPRIAPRAKKLDYVTYEEMLELASVGAKVLQTRSVSLAMRFNMPLQVLSSFEDRPGTLIASEEQLATIEGPKMERNVVTGIAHDLNEAQVTLVGLPDQPGIVAGIFGPLADANVNVDMIVQSVTAAGHLSDLTFTVPRAALAHSLAELEKVRSTVGFTEIITDTNIAKVSAVGAGMRSNAGIAARMFRTLADRGINILAITTSEIKVSVLIAEEYTELAVRVLHTAFGLDAAQDQAGAAA; this is encoded by the coding sequence CTGGCCCGGATCGTGATGAAATTCGGCGGCACGTCGATGGCCGGTATCGAGCGGATCCGCCACGTCGCCGAGCGGGTCAAGCGCGAGGCCGCGGCGGGCAACCAGGTCGCGGTGGTGGTCTCGGCCATGGCCGGCGAGACCGACCGGCTGGTCCAGCTCTGCCGCGAGGCGGCGCCGCTGTACGACACCCGCGAATATGACGTGGTCGTCGCCAGCGGCGAGCAGGTGACCAGCGGGCTGCTCGCGATCACTCTCCAGGGCATGGGCGTCCGGGCCTCGAGCTACATGGGCTGGCAGCTGCCGATCCGCGCCTCGCACCATACCTCGGGCCTCATCGAGGAAATCGATGTCGAGGTACTGGAAAAGGTGTTCGGCGACGGTCGGATCGCGATCATTCCCGGCTTCCAGGGCGTGACCGCGGCTGGCGACGTCGCGACGCTCGGGCGGGGCGGATCGGACACCAGCGCGGTGGCGCTGGCCGTGGCGATGAAGGCCGACCGTTGCGACATCTACACCGACGTCGATGGCGTCTACACGACCGACCCGCGGATCGCGCCGCGAGCGAAGAAGCTCGACTATGTCACCTACGAGGAGATGCTTGAGCTCGCCTCGGTCGGCGCGAAGGTGCTGCAGACCCGCTCGGTCAGCCTCGCCATGCGCTTCAACATGCCGCTGCAGGTGCTGTCCTCGTTCGAGGACCGGCCGGGCACCCTCATCGCCAGCGAGGAGCAGCTGGCCACGATCGAAGGACCGAAGATGGAACGCAATGTCGTCACCGGCATCGCCCACGATTTGAATGAAGCCCAAGTGACCCTGGTCGGCCTGCCCGATCAGCCGGGGATCGTCGCGGGCATCTTCGGGCCGCTCGCGGACGCCAACGTCAACGTCGACATGATCGTCCAGTCCGTAACCGCGGCGGGACACCTGTCAGATCTGACCTTCACCGTCCCACGCGCCGCGCTGGCGCACAGCCTGGCCGAGCTGGAGAAGGTGCGCTCGACGGTCGGTTTCACCGAGATCATCACCGACACCAACATCGCCAAGGTCTCGGCGGTCGGGGCCGGAATGCGGTCGAACGCGGGCATCGCGGCGCGGATGTTCCGCACGCTCGCCGACCGCGGGATCAACATCCTCGCCATTACCACCTCGGAGATCAAGGTGAGCGTGCTGATCGCGGAGGAATATACCGAGCTGGCGGTCCGGGTGCTGCACACCGCCTTCGGGCTCGACGCGGCGCAGGATCAGGCGGGAGCGGCGGCATGA
- a CDS encoding NAD(P)H-dependent flavin oxidoreductase: protein MSGEGLIADPRPVHASLGHERLAELWQRGRDFLGADLAILGGAMSWVSERNLVAAISNAGGFGVIACGAMTPELLDTEIDETKKRTARPFGVNLITMHPQLSELIEVCAKHGVGHVVLAGGLPPGGAIEKIKGTGAKLIAFAPALSLAKKLVRSGADAIVIEGMEAGGHIGPVSTSVLAQEILPVIAGDVPVFVAGGIGRGEAIAAYLEMGAAGVQLGTRFVCATESIAHPNFKKAFIRASARDAVPSVQIDPRLPVIPVRALKNKETERFAAKQREIAEHLDGQRLEMAEAQLQIEHYWAGALRRAVIDGDVETGSVMAGQSVGMVTKEQPLGEIMAELVDQAAAALEARA from the coding sequence ATGAGTGGCGAGGGGCTGATCGCCGACCCGCGCCCGGTCCACGCCAGCCTAGGGCACGAGCGATTGGCCGAGCTGTGGCAGCGCGGGCGTGATTTCCTTGGCGCCGATCTGGCGATACTCGGTGGCGCGATGAGCTGGGTCTCGGAACGCAACCTCGTCGCCGCGATCAGCAATGCCGGCGGTTTCGGGGTGATCGCCTGCGGGGCGATGACACCCGAGCTGCTCGACACCGAAATTGACGAGACGAAGAAGCGGACCGCGCGGCCGTTCGGGGTCAATCTCATCACCATGCACCCGCAACTGTCCGAGCTGATCGAGGTCTGCGCCAAGCATGGCGTCGGCCATGTCGTGCTGGCCGGCGGCCTGCCGCCGGGCGGAGCGATCGAGAAGATCAAGGGGACGGGGGCGAAGCTGATCGCCTTCGCCCCGGCGCTGAGCCTGGCGAAGAAGCTGGTCCGCTCGGGCGCCGACGCGATCGTAATCGAGGGGATGGAGGCCGGCGGCCACATCGGCCCGGTCTCGACCTCGGTGCTGGCGCAGGAGATCCTGCCGGTGATCGCCGGGGACGTGCCGGTGTTCGTCGCCGGCGGGATCGGGCGCGGGGAAGCGATCGCCGCCTATCTCGAGATGGGCGCGGCGGGCGTGCAGCTCGGCACCCGCTTCGTCTGCGCGACCGAGAGCATCGCCCATCCGAACTTCAAGAAGGCGTTCATCCGCGCCTCGGCGCGTGACGCGGTGCCGAGCGTGCAGATCGACCCGCGGCTACCGGTGATCCCGGTCCGCGCGCTCAAGAACAAGGAAACCGAGCGGTTTGCCGCCAAGCAGCGCGAAATTGCGGAGCATCTCGACGGCCAGCGGCTGGAGATGGCCGAGGCGCAGCTGCAGATCGAGCATTACTGGGCGGGCGCGCTGCGCCGCGCGGTGATCGATGGCGACGTCGAGACCGGCAGCGTGATGGCCGGACAATCGGTCGGGATGGTCACGAAGGAGCAGCCGCTCGGCGAGATCATGGCCGAGCTGGTCGACCAGGCCGCGGCGGCGCTGGAAGCGCGGGCCTAG
- a CDS encoding b-glycosidase produces MTQKPMIFPTFFLSGFECSTFDWKDQGRRDLVEETQHRSHADEDYRFLASLGLGVAREGIPWPLVERGAGTYDFSPVESFAAAQKRWKVTPIWDLCHYGVPDSCDPFDDQFANRFAAYAAAAARWVLEQQPHGPWFFTPINEISHFALMGGAWGWCAPFRKSAGDRRRLGMALAKADIFAAKAIRAVIPEARLIHIEPLLHVVPPRDRPDLAEAAHRAECVEPYEALDAIAGRTHPEWGGSPELLDIVGFNNYAFGQQEYKPEGGPYPALKPDDDRIVPVFDLILRGYRRYGRPIIIAETSGLKGGRDDWFRDLLLECMAAVNSGVDLHGICLFPGVDMPSWSEGGWLHNGIADLEELPSGTLMRKPCVAYVQELRRWQRKLKRVESLDEDPLDTPVELQDIVEAAREWKPRPDPDWY; encoded by the coding sequence ATGACTCAGAAACCAATGATTTTCCCGACCTTCTTCCTGTCGGGCTTTGAATGCTCAACCTTCGACTGGAAGGACCAGGGCCGCCGCGACCTCGTCGAGGAGACGCAGCACCGCAGCCACGCCGACGAGGACTATCGTTTTCTCGCCAGTCTCGGCCTCGGGGTCGCACGCGAGGGCATCCCATGGCCGCTGGTCGAGCGCGGCGCCGGGACCTACGACTTCTCGCCCGTCGAGTCATTCGCCGCCGCGCAGAAGCGCTGGAAGGTGACCCCCATCTGGGATCTCTGCCACTATGGCGTGCCCGACAGCTGCGATCCGTTCGACGACCAGTTCGCCAACCGTTTCGCCGCCTATGCCGCCGCCGCCGCCCGCTGGGTGCTCGAGCAGCAGCCGCACGGCCCCTGGTTTTTCACCCCGATCAACGAGATCAGCCACTTCGCACTGATGGGCGGGGCGTGGGGCTGGTGCGCGCCGTTCCGCAAGAGCGCGGGGGACCGCCGCCGCCTGGGCATGGCGCTGGCCAAGGCTGACATCTTCGCCGCCAAGGCGATCCGCGCCGTAATCCCCGAAGCGCGGCTCATCCACATCGAGCCGCTGCTCCACGTCGTTCCGCCGCGCGACCGCCCCGACCTTGCCGAAGCCGCCCACCGTGCCGAATGCGTCGAGCCCTACGAGGCGCTCGATGCGATCGCCGGGCGGACCCATCCTGAATGGGGCGGCAGCCCCGAACTGCTCGATATCGTCGGCTTCAACAATTATGCGTTTGGTCAGCAGGAATATAAGCCGGAGGGCGGGCCCTACCCCGCGCTCAAGCCCGACGACGACCGGATCGTGCCGGTATTCGACCTCATCCTTCGCGGCTATCGCCGCTACGGTCGCCCGATCATCATCGCCGAGACCAGCGGTTTGAAGGGCGGCCGCGACGACTGGTTCCGCGACCTGCTGCTCGAGTGCATGGCGGCGGTGAACAGCGGGGTCGACCTTCACGGCATCTGCCTCTTCCCGGGGGTCGACATGCCGAGCTGGAGCGAGGGCGGCTGGCTGCACAACGGCATCGCCGACCTGGAAGAACTCCCGTCGGGAACGCTGATGCGCAAGCCCTGCGTTGCCTACGTTCAGGAGCTCCGCCGCTGGCAGCGCAAGCTGAAGCGGGTCGAGAGCCTCGACGAGGATCCGCTCGACACCCCGGTCGAGCTGCAGGACATTGTCGAGGCGGCGAGAGAGTGGAAACCGCGTCCCGACCCCGACTGGTACTAG
- a CDS encoding serine hydrolase yields the protein MAAALLLAAPQAAVAASSPSMRSLEQQIGYVVGSSNDVGVAAIDLKTGEMVSVRGDQRFPMASTVKVAIAANYLSQVEHGRRSLNDMIGGQSAARLMDAMLIHSNNVATDMLLRNLGGPSAIQAWLNQHQVKGMRMDRTIAALLAARRDLWDVRDSTTPEAMVQFLRRLDSGDFISPSSRAYLLGVMSRCETGKNRMKAFLPYGTKVEHKTGTLNGLTGDVGFITMPDGRRVALAIFARNGNNRPRTIAATALAIYEGFRSIVSQPFGGLSAASIAAPVAATAQ from the coding sequence ATGGCCGCGGCCCTGTTGCTAGCCGCGCCGCAGGCGGCTGTCGCCGCGTCCTCGCCATCGATGCGCTCGCTGGAGCAGCAGATCGGCTATGTCGTTGGCAGCAGCAATGACGTCGGTGTTGCCGCCATCGACCTTAAGACCGGGGAGATGGTCAGCGTTCGCGGCGACCAGCGCTTCCCGATGGCGAGCACGGTCAAGGTGGCGATCGCCGCCAACTATCTCAGTCAGGTCGAGCATGGCCGGCGTTCGCTCAACGACATGATTGGCGGCCAATCGGCGGCGCGGCTGATGGATGCCATGCTCATCCACAGCAACAATGTTGCGACCGACATGCTGCTCAGAAATCTCGGCGGCCCGTCCGCGATCCAGGCCTGGCTCAACCAGCACCAGGTTAAGGGCATGCGGATGGACCGGACGATCGCCGCCCTGCTCGCCGCGCGTCGGGACCTGTGGGACGTGCGCGACAGCACCACCCCGGAAGCGATGGTCCAGTTTCTCCGGCGGCTCGACAGCGGCGATTTCATCTCGCCCTCCAGCCGAGCCTATCTGCTCGGCGTGATGAGCCGCTGCGAGACCGGCAAGAACCGGATGAAGGCCTTCCTTCCGTACGGCACCAAGGTCGAGCACAAGACGGGCACGCTCAACGGGCTGACCGGCGACGTCGGCTTCATCACCATGCCCGACGGGCGCCGGGTGGCGCTCGCCATCTTTGCCCGCAACGGCAACAACCGGCCGCGCACCATCGCCGCGACCGCGCTCGCCATCTACGAGGGCTTCCGGTCGATCGTCAGCCAGCCGTTCGGCGGGCTGTCGGCCGCGTCGATCGCCGCTCCGGTCGCGGCCACCGCCCAGTAG
- the ptsP gene encoding phosphoenolpyruvate--protein phosphotransferase — protein MPLSAASSAREILTGLHEIMAARGTPQSKLDRVVDLIATALRSEVCSIYLLRDHVLELWATHGLRKEAVHVTRLEMGQGLVGVIAEEGRVLNLAEAAEHPQFVYRPETGEERYHSFAGVPIIRRESTIGTLAVQHAEPRRYADVEIEALQTVAMVLAELIAAARLTDGVGRRRARSSGMVRLAGLKLVSGMARGVAVFHQPRVVVEHTVAEDTEAERARVYAAFRRMREQIENMTRDAEFGTAGEHREILETYKMFAYDEGWARRINEAIDSGLTAEAAIERVQQRTRARMQEIDDPLLKERMHDLEDLANRLLRIVSGRMGTAAQTGLAKDAILIARNLGPAELLEYDRRRLKGVVLEEGSLTSHMVIVARALGIPVLGRVQDIRHLADEGDVILLDGDQGSLAVRPTGHMISTFEQRMTMSQRRRAEYAAIRGKPATTKDGLACQLMVNAGLAEDTAQLENSGADGIGLFRTEFQFLVAATLPGRESQYRLYRQVLDAAGDKPVVFRTVDIGGDKALPYLQDEKDESENPAMGWRALRLSLERSALMKAQARALIEAAGGRTLRVMFPMVSEPWEFDEAKQLFEKQIEWAVQAKRPTPAKIEYGCMLEVPSLAEVLDLLLPKLDFLSIGTNDLTQFLFAADRADPRLAQRYDWLSPAILRFLRRVIRQCREAGVPVRICGEMGGRPLEALALVGIGMESFSITPAAVGAIKAMIRSLDAGAARARLEQMLARPPRDFRRALLEWARKQEVVLG, from the coding sequence ATGCCCTTGAGCGCCGCCTCCTCCGCCCGCGAGATTCTCACCGGTCTCCACGAGATCATGGCCGCTCGCGGCACCCCGCAATCCAAGCTGGACCGGGTCGTCGACCTGATTGCGACCGCGCTTCGAAGCGAGGTCTGTTCGATCTACCTGCTTCGCGACCATGTCCTCGAGTTGTGGGCTACCCACGGCCTGCGCAAGGAGGCGGTGCACGTCACCCGGCTGGAGATGGGCCAGGGTCTGGTCGGGGTGATCGCCGAGGAGGGCCGCGTGCTCAACCTCGCTGAGGCGGCCGAGCATCCGCAGTTCGTGTACCGGCCGGAAACGGGCGAGGAGCGCTACCACAGCTTCGCCGGGGTCCCGATCATTCGCCGTGAGAGCACCATCGGCACGCTCGCGGTCCAGCATGCCGAACCGCGCCGTTATGCCGACGTTGAGATCGAGGCGCTGCAGACAGTGGCAATGGTGCTGGCCGAGCTGATCGCCGCGGCCCGGCTGACCGACGGGGTAGGGCGGCGACGGGCGCGCTCGAGCGGGATGGTCCGGCTGGCGGGGCTCAAGCTGGTCTCCGGCATGGCGCGCGGGGTCGCCGTGTTCCACCAGCCGCGGGTGGTGGTCGAGCATACGGTCGCGGAGGACACCGAGGCGGAGCGGGCACGCGTCTATGCCGCCTTCCGCCGCATGCGCGAGCAGATCGAGAACATGACCCGCGATGCCGAGTTCGGCACCGCCGGCGAACATCGCGAGATCCTCGAGACCTACAAGATGTTCGCTTACGACGAGGGCTGGGCGCGCCGGATCAACGAGGCGATCGACAGCGGCCTCACCGCGGAGGCGGCGATTGAGCGGGTGCAGCAGCGCACCCGCGCCCGAATGCAGGAAATCGACGATCCGCTGCTGAAGGAGCGGATGCACGACCTCGAGGATCTCGCCAACCGGCTCCTGCGGATCGTCTCGGGGCGGATGGGGACGGCGGCGCAGACCGGCCTCGCCAAGGACGCGATCCTGATCGCCCGCAATCTCGGGCCAGCCGAGCTGCTGGAATATGATCGGCGGCGGCTCAAGGGCGTGGTGCTCGAAGAGGGCTCGCTGACCTCGCACATGGTGATCGTTGCGCGGGCCCTCGGGATTCCGGTGCTCGGCCGGGTGCAGGACATCCGTCACCTCGCCGACGAGGGCGACGTCATCCTGCTCGACGGCGACCAGGGCAGCCTCGCGGTGCGGCCGACGGGGCACATGATCTCGACTTTCGAGCAGCGCATGACGATGAGTCAGCGCCGCCGGGCCGAGTATGCGGCGATCCGCGGCAAGCCGGCGACGACCAAGGACGGGCTCGCCTGCCAACTGATGGTCAACGCCGGGCTGGCGGAGGACACGGCGCAGCTCGAGAACAGCGGTGCCGACGGAATTGGCCTGTTCCGCACCGAGTTCCAGTTCCTCGTCGCCGCCACCCTGCCCGGGCGCGAGAGCCAGTATCGGCTCTACCGGCAGGTGCTCGACGCTGCGGGCGACAAGCCGGTCGTCTTTCGTACTGTCGACATCGGCGGGGACAAGGCGCTGCCCTACCTGCAGGACGAGAAAGACGAGAGCGAGAACCCGGCGATGGGCTGGCGCGCGCTCCGCCTCAGCCTCGAGCGAAGCGCCCTGATGAAGGCGCAGGCGCGAGCGCTGATCGAGGCGGCGGGCGGGCGGACGCTGCGGGTTATGTTCCCGATGGTCTCGGAACCGTGGGAGTTCGACGAGGCCAAGCAGCTGTTCGAGAAGCAGATCGAATGGGCGGTGCAGGCGAAGCGGCCGACCCCGGCGAAGATCGAGTATGGCTGCATGCTGGAAGTGCCGAGCCTCGCCGAGGTTCTCGACCTCCTGCTGCCCAAGCTCGACTTCCTGTCGATCGGCACCAACGATCTGACCCAGTTCCTGTTCGCAGCGGACCGCGCGGATCCGCGGCTGGCCCAGCGCTACGACTGGCTGAGCCCGGCCATCCTCCGTTTCCTTCGCCGGGTCATCCGCCAGTGCCGCGAGGCCGGCGTGCCGGTGCGGATCTGCGGCGAGATGGGTGGCCGCCCGCTCGAGGCGCTTGCGCTGGTCGGGATCGGGATGGAGAGTTTCTCGATCACTCCGGCGGCGGTCGGGGCGATCAAGGCGATGATCCGTTCGCTCGACGCCGGGGCGGCGCGCGCCCGGCTCGAGCAGATGCTCGCCCGCCCGCCGCGCGACTTCCGCCGCGCGCTGCTGGAGTGGGCACGCAAGCAGGAAGTGGTGCTCGGCTGA
- a CDS encoding helix-turn-helix domain-containing protein: MVETDGMDGGTVGERLRSARQAQQLTLEDVAARTRIPVRHLESIEGGDWDRLPAPTYSMGFAKSYASALGLDRTEIGEQLRAEMGGSTYRAPHAAPEVFEPADPKRVPPRTLVVVALLAIVAIVAVLLYLRSASLEGGPDAAPGAANPARPTASAPATPAAAPAPSGPVVITANDAVWLQVSEKGGATLFSGQLAQGQAYTVPTTAKAPVLKTGKPEAIRISVGTADAPPVGQPATTVRDVSLLPADLLRQGASAASPNAATGATSPSATAAPPR, encoded by the coding sequence ATGGTCGAAACGGACGGGATGGACGGCGGCACGGTCGGCGAGCGGCTGCGGTCGGCGCGGCAGGCGCAGCAGCTGACGCTCGAGGACGTCGCCGCGCGGACGCGGATCCCGGTCCGCCATCTCGAGAGCATCGAAGGCGGCGACTGGGACCGGCTGCCCGCCCCGACCTATTCGATGGGGTTCGCCAAGAGCTATGCCTCGGCGCTTGGGCTAGACCGGACCGAGATCGGCGAGCAGCTTCGGGCGGAGATGGGCGGCAGCACCTATCGCGCGCCCCACGCCGCGCCCGAGGTGTTCGAGCCCGCCGATCCCAAGCGAGTCCCGCCGCGGACGCTGGTGGTGGTCGCGCTGCTGGCGATCGTCGCGATCGTCGCTGTCCTCCTTTATCTGCGCAGCGCCTCGCTTGAAGGCGGCCCCGATGCCGCGCCGGGTGCGGCCAACCCGGCGCGGCCGACCGCTTCGGCGCCCGCCACTCCGGCAGCGGCTCCGGCACCGAGCGGACCGGTGGTGATCACCGCCAACGACGCGGTCTGGCTGCAGGTCAGCGAGAAGGGAGGCGCGACGCTCTTCTCCGGGCAGCTGGCGCAGGGTCAGGCCTACACCGTGCCGACCACCGCCAAGGCGCCCGTGCTCAAGACCGGCAAGCCCGAGGCAATCCGCATCTCGGTCGGCACCGCCGACGCGCCGCCCGTCGGCCAGCCCGCAACCACCGTCCGCGACGTCAGCCTGCTCCCGGCCGACCTGCTGCGGCAAGGCGCCTCGGCGGCGTCGCCGAACGCCGCGACGGGAGCCACTTCCCCTAGTGCAACGGCAGCGCCGCCGCGCTAG
- a CDS encoding tetratricopeptide repeat protein, with amino-acid sequence MMLLLAGVAGSLSTAGLTRDPPTAEQRLDRLERQVRQVQGKLFPKGQPADTAGVSDDPAATQSTVTDLATRIDALEKSLAEITRASEENGNRLSTMEADVARMRADSDNRFKALENAGPPPAAAGSAAVAPTSPQADASEPPAPTPAPEPRPAPRKVVREGPPPAPKPKFETGEADSTPARPAVATKLASGAAGLDAEAAYDAGYQHWMKKDFDGAVTALKGFSAKYPGNRRVSWANNLSGRALLDSGQPRAAAEVLLANYRKDPKGERAPDSLFYLGQALMRLNQSTQACKAYAELQDVYGSSMRPDLRKLLTPAKAEAGCK; translated from the coding sequence ATGATGCTTTTGCTCGCGGGCGTCGCGGGCAGTCTTTCGACTGCGGGACTGACCCGCGATCCGCCCACCGCGGAACAGCGGCTCGACCGGCTCGAGCGCCAGGTCCGGCAGGTGCAGGGCAAGCTGTTCCCCAAGGGACAGCCAGCCGACACCGCCGGCGTTTCGGACGATCCGGCGGCGACCCAGTCGACCGTGACCGATCTCGCGACGCGCATCGACGCGCTCGAGAAGTCGCTGGCGGAGATCACCCGCGCGTCGGAGGAGAACGGCAACCGCCTGAGCACAATGGAGGCCGACGTCGCGCGCATGCGGGCGGACAGCGACAATCGCTTCAAGGCGCTGGAAAATGCCGGGCCGCCGCCCGCGGCCGCGGGGAGTGCGGCCGTCGCGCCGACATCGCCCCAGGCCGACGCGAGCGAGCCGCCGGCACCGACTCCGGCGCCCGAGCCGCGCCCCGCGCCGCGCAAGGTGGTCCGCGAAGGACCGCCGCCCGCGCCCAAGCCGAAGTTCGAGACAGGCGAAGCGGACAGCACGCCCGCCCGCCCGGCAGTCGCCACCAAATTGGCGAGCGGCGCGGCCGGGCTCGATGCCGAGGCCGCCTATGACGCCGGCTACCAACACTGGATGAAAAAGGACTTTGACGGCGCGGTCACCGCGCTGAAGGGCTTCTCGGCCAAGTATCCGGGCAACCGCCGGGTAAGCTGGGCGAACAATCTCTCCGGCCGTGCGCTGCTCGACAGCGGCCAGCCGCGCGCCGCGGCCGAAGTGCTGCTCGCCAACTACCGCAAGGATCCCAAAGGGGAGCGGGCGCCCGACAGCCTTTTCTATCTCGGCCAGGCGCTGATGCGGCTCAACCAGTCGACCCAGGCGTGCAAGGCCTACGCCGAGCTGCAGGACGTGTACGGCTCTTCGATGCGCCCCGACCTTCGCAAGCTGCTCACCCCCGCGAAGGCCGAGGCCGGCTGCAAGTGA